The Cataglyphis hispanica isolate Lineage 1 chromosome 5, ULB_Chis1_1.0, whole genome shotgun sequence genome has a segment encoding these proteins:
- the LOC126849487 gene encoding echinoderm microtubule-associated protein-like 2 isoform X1: MSTPETMDTIDEAEQAWHEMLECETGSLLGRVADLERQSLAQRDEIVCLRATLADALRRIAQLEAREKREDDRNERRNERMVSSPLRNGHVPLRSSQNSVPQKDLRLRQTGGPRNSTTSSGSSQDIRDATFSSRRPASYVHPSQLPQRRSVHYQSTGSLHSDSPSSSSVSPVPSPSPRATPLPVARSPTARSNGPPQSSLRRAKRWSSTGDFTHSPQNQGSNSQLVGTRLSASTKSLFNLFKPPAMNNVKHGTRDMQYNEEEGTVRMYLRGRPVVLYVPTPMVETYDLHKVSTPPQSKLKLDWVYGYRGRDCRSNLHLLPTGEIVYFVAAVVVLYNMEEHSQRHYLGHTDDVKCLAIHPNKLIVATGQVCGTDRRDAMPHIRIWNSVSLTTLSVIGNGEFDGSICCLSFSKADGGSFLCAIDETSDHNISIWDWQKSDRGTKMTETKCSVDTVVCAEWHPLERNQIVSCGKGHVSFWSLDNGGMLYKRMGVFESRDKPRYVTCVAFNQNGDVLTGDSNGNIIVWARGTNTISRLMRNLHEGSIFSICVLKNGNIITGGGKDGRILHFDASLNLTGEDAQIEDHFGGIRTLSEGRGTQLLVGTTRNCILVGDVEMGFNPAMLGHAEEVWGLAAHPTLPQFATAGHDRLLQMWDSLSHTVVWSKDIGEQAQSIAFSPDGNIIVVGCVSGKWLAIDSETRELYTHHSDGSEPIQVVQFSPDGTLLALGSRDNYIYIYQVNEDATKYSRVGRCMGHSSFITHLDWSVDGQYLRSNSGDYELLYWNPGVCRQIPQSSTLRNVDWATHTCVISFETIGIWPEGADGTDVNNCTRSGDGKLLATGDDFGKVKLFSHPACQPKSLYHSYGGHSSHVTNVSFLQDDSRLVSTGGADTSVLQWIVN, from the exons ATGTCCACGCCGGAGACGATGGATACCATCGACGAGGCGGAACAAGCGTGGC ATGAGATGCTGGAGTGCGAGACCGGGTCTCTTTTGGGCAGAGTAGCGGATCTCGAGAGGCAATCCTTGGCGCAGAGGGACGAGATAGTATGTCTTCGCGCCACTCTTGCGGACGCGCTAAGACGAATCGCCCAGCTcgaagcgagagagaagcgGGAGGATGATAGGAACGAGAGGAGAAACGAGAGGATGGTGTCCTCGCCTCTAAGAAACGGCCATGTACCTCTCAGAA gTAGTCAAAATTCGGTGCCACAAAAGGACTTGAGGTTACGCCAGACTGGCGGTCCCAGAAATTCCACCACTTCTTCAGGATCGTCGCAGGACATCCGCGACGCGACGTTCAGTTCGAGACGGCCTGCCAGCTATGTACATCCCTCCCAACTTCCTCAAAG GAGATCCGTCCATTATCAGTCAACGGGCTCTTTGCATTCGGATAGTCCGAGTAGTAGTAGTGTTTCTCCGGTGCCATCGCCAAGTCCTAGAGCTACACCACTGCCTGTAGCCAG ATCGCCCACGGCAAGATCAAACGGACCGCCGCAAAGTAGCTTAAGAAGAGCGAAGAGATGGTCGTCCACCGGCGATTTTACACACTCTCCGCAAAACCAGGGAAGCAATTCCCAGCTCGTCGGCACCAG ATTGTCTGCGTCTACCAAGTCCCTGTTCAACCTGTTTAAGCCACCGGCGATGAACAACGTCAAGCACGG CACCAGAGATATGCAGTACAACGAGGAGGAGGGCACCGTTCGCATGTATTTGCGCGGCCGACCGGTCGTCCTTTACGTCCCTACGCCCATGGTAGAAACCTACGATCTTCACAAAGTTAGCACACCGCCGCAGAGTAAATTGAAGCTCGACTGGGTGTACGGGTACCGGGGCCGAGACTGCCGTAGTAATTTACACCTGCTGCCGACTGGCGAGATCGTATACTTCGTCGCGGCGGTCGTCGTTTTGTATAACATGGAGGAACACAGTCAGAGGCATTATTTAGGTCATACGGACGACGTTAAGTG cTTAGCGATTCATCCTAACAAATTGATCGTCGCGACAGGACAGGTGTGCGGGACGGATCGTCGAGATGCTATG CCACACATCAGAATATGGAACTCCGTGAGCCTAACGACTCTCAGCGTGATCGGCAATGGCGAATTTGACGGATCGATTTGCTGTCTGTCATTTTCCAAGGCTGACGGTGGAAGTTTCCTGTGCGCCATCGACGAGACCTCGGATCACAATATATCGATCTGGGACTGGCAGAAGAGTGACCGCGGCACCAAAATGACAGAAACTAAG TGCTCTGTCGACACGGTGGTTTGCGCCGAATGGCATCCGTTGGAACGAAATCAGATCGTCTCCTGTGGAAAAGGACACGTGTCGTTCTGGTCCTTGGACAATGGTGGTATGTTGTACAAACGTATGGGCGTCTTTGAGAGCAGGGATAAACCCAGGTATGTTACCTGTGTCGCCTTCAATCAAAACGGCGACGTTCTCACCGGCGACAGCAATGGCAACATCATTGTTTGGGCTCGAG GCACTAATACAATCTCAAGGCTAATGAGGAATCTTCACGAAGGatcaattttctcaatatgTGTTCTGAAGAATGGAAACATTATAACGGGAGGCGGAAAGGATGGTCggattttacattttgatgCATCCTTAAATCTGACTGGAGAAGATGCCCAG atcgAGGATCATTTTGGAGGAATTCGGACGCTTTCGGAAGGAAGGGGCACTCAGTTGTTAGTCGGCACGACGAGAAATTGCATTCTCGTCGGCGACGTTGAAATGGGTTTCAACCCAGCTATGCTAGGCCACGCCGAAGAAGTTTGGGGACTTGCGGCTCATCCGACTTTGCCACAGTTTGCGACCGCGGGACACGACAGATTATTGCAGATGTGGGACAGTCTGAGCCACACCGTGGTGTGGAGCAAAGACATCGGG GAACAAGCACAAAGTATCGCTTTCTCGCCGGATGGCAATATCATAGTTGTCGGTTGTGTGTCCGGGAAATGGCTAGCTATTGATAGTGAAACACGAGAATTGTACACACATCATAGCGATGGTTCGGAGCCTATTCAG gtCGTTCAATTCTCACCTGATGGTACTCTACTCGCACTCGGCTctagagataattatatttatatttatcaggTGAATGAAGATGCGACCAAGTATAGCCGCGTCGGGCGGTGTATG GGACACTCGAGCTTTATAACTCATCTGGACTGGTCCGTGGATGGTCAGTACCTGCGTAGTAACAGCGGAGATTATGAATTGCTGTATT ggAATCCAGGGGTGTGTCGTCAAATACCGCAATCTTCAACGTTAAGAAACGTTGATTGGGCAACCCATACCTGCGTAATATCATTCGAGACAATAGGCATTTGGCCAGAAGGTGCCGATGGTACTGACGTAAATAATTGCACTCGAAGTGGCGACGGTAAGCTCTTAGCTACGGGTGACGATTTTGGAAAAGTCAAGTTATTTTCTCATCCAGCATGTCAGCCGAAG tcacTGTACCATTCTTATGGCGGTCATTCGAGTCACGTGACGAACGTCTCATTTCTGCAAGATGATTCCCGATTGGTATCGACTGGCGGTGCTGATACTAGCGTTCTTCAATGGATAGTTAATTAA